In Mastacembelus armatus chromosome 22, fMasArm1.2, whole genome shotgun sequence, a genomic segment contains:
- the evla gene encoding enah/Vasp-like a isoform X3: MLTPEISPGVLRRVSSTIIILSPVVQRQNGPSSEESEAQRRMMEQHQMQAHKERERRTSGSVVSTLQYKVSTPPIHPDTPPEYRQYRASTLPPSYVRVASSPPSSASSSPSQEKEAGATRDKAQVSSQLSTSLASAFSPVQTGVTTQGRQVRQIPLSPPTAARHLHLQQQQQQDIVLPPKHGTWSASHMQQMYAQLPPSSSPPVMMAMPVKQGLPPQPVLPVAHPLPPLNTRMKPPPLDQSPGTGHHQYPPHQPHPHSNGQPNGSYSPHSQHLPLTPQYCEAIPLPPLIGQTGPGPTPSHQSQYPSSFHPQQHQQQQQQQVYHQQAQPPITTTSSSSSSPPSYTAMSDGGSPKKTPSPIPQQAPMASSSPPVSAGHPAMLSVAPPPAAAQAPMAGPPAPPPPPGPPPPMAVPPPMPPPLPTGGGPPGGPPGGQHQPSGLAAALAGAKLRKVHRDESSPPGSGGKSDSNRSSGGSGGGGEGLMQEMNALLARRRKASEKPDEDDSSGRGPGQQNSTDAVKKPWERSNSAEKSSLVSRVRPVGSTSESDTEFDRMKQEILDEVVRELHKVKDEIINAIRQEIGRISTS; this comes from the exons GTCCAGTCGTCCAGCGCCAAAATGGGCCCTCCTCAGAGGAAAGCGAGGCACAGAGGAG GATGATGGAGCAGCATCAAATGCAGGCACATAAGGAGAGGGAGCGACGAACGTCAGGATCAG TCGTTTCCACTCTCCAATATAAAGTCTCCACCCCTCCCATCCACCCAGATACCCCTCCTGAGTACAGACAGTACAGAGCTAGCACACTGCCACCCTCCTACGTCCGCGtggcctcctctcctccctcctccgcctcctcctctccttctcagGAGAAGGAGGCGGGGGCTACTAGGGACAAGGCCCAGGTCTCCTCTCAGCTGTCCACCTCACTGGCCTCAGCCTTTTCCCCAGTCCAGACAGGAGTGACAACCCAGGGCCGCCAGGTCCGTCAGATCCCCCTTTCTCCTCCCACAGCAGCCCGCCACCTACACcttcaacaacagcaacaacaagacATCGTGCTCCCCCCTAAACATGGCACGTGGTCTGCCTCTCATATGCAGCAAATGTACGCCCAGTtgcccccctcctcctcccctccagTTATGATGGCCATGCCTGTGAAGCAGGGTTTGCCCCCACAGCCTGTCCTCCCAGTGGCTCACCCACTCCCACCCTTAAACACTAGGATGAAGCCCCCACCTCTTGACCAGAGTCCCGGGACGGGCCATCACCAGTACCCACCGCATCAGCCCCACCCTCACTCCAACGGCCAGCCCAATGGCTCCTACTCTCCTCATTCTCAGCATTTGCCACTCACCCCGCAGTACTGCGAGGCCATCCCCTTGCCTCCTCTGATAGGTCAGACAGGTCCAGGTCCCACCCCCAGTCACCAGTCTCAGTACCCATCCAGCTTCCACCCTcagcagcatcaacaacaacagcaacagcaggtgTACCACCAGCAGGCCCAGCcccccatcaccaccacctcctcctcttcttcctcacccCCCTCTTACACTGCCATGTCTGACGGGGGCTCACCCAAGAAGACCCCCTCCCCCATCCCCCAGCAGGCCCCCATGGCCAGCAGCA GCCCCCCTGTCTCTGCAGGTCATCCTGCTATGCTGTCTGTGGcacctcctccagctgcagcacaggcCCCTATGGCTGGTCCTCCAGCCCCACCGCCACCACCAGGTCCACCACCCCCAATGGCAGTGCCCCCACCCATGCCCCCTCCATTGCCCACTGGTGGGGGGCCTCCTGGGGGCCCACCTGGGGGCCAGCACCAACCCTCAGGACTGGCTGCAGCATTGGCTGGAGCCAAACTACGTAAAGTGCATAGG GATGAGAGCAGTCCGCCTGGATCTGGTGGCAAAAGTGATTCCAACCGGTCTAGTGgtggcagtggtggtggtggggagggACTGATGCAGGAAATGAATGCCTTACTAGCTCGCAG ACGGAAAGCTTCAGAGAAACCAGATGAA GACGACTCCAGTGGCCGAGGTCCAGGTCAGCAGAACTCGACAG ATGCTGTGAAGAAGCCATGGGAGCGGTCCAACTCAGCGGAAAAGTCCTCACTGGTATCCAG AGTGAGGCCTGTTGGCAGCACTAGTGAATCAGACACAGAGTTTGACAGGATGAAACAG GAAATTTTGGATGAAGTTGTACGTGAGTTGCATAAGGTGAAAGACGAAATCATAAATG CCATTAGACAAGAAATCGGCAGAATCAGTACATCCTAA
- the degs2 gene encoding sphingolipid delta(4)-desaturase/C4-monooxygenase DES2, producing the protein MGKTGGRGDFEWVYSDQPHTSRRKEILAKYPEIKSLMGPDPHLKWVVSGMVLTQLLACYLVRNLSWKWIFFWAYAFGGCINHSLTLAIHDISHNVAFGNKLAKWNRWFAMWANLPIGLPYSASFKKYHIDHHRYLGGDWLDVDIPTDFEGWFFCTPTRKVLWLFLQPLFYALRPLVVNPKPVCRLEIQNAVIQLTVDIIIFYLWGLKPIVYLIAGSILCMGLHPISGHFIAEHYMFLKGHETYSYYGPLNWITFNVGYHMEHHDFPSIPGSKLPQVKQIAAEYYDSLPQHTSWTRVLWDFVFDDSIGPYARIKREYKLNKGE; encoded by the exons ATGGGGAAGACAGGCGGAAGAGGCGACTTTGAGTGGGTCTACAGTGACCAGCCGCATACttcaagaagaaaagaaatactgG CCAAATACCCAGAGATCAAGTCTCTCATGGGTCCAGACCCTCATCTGAAGTGGGTGGTGTCAGGCATGGTTCTAACCCAGCTCCTAGCCTGTTACCTGGTCCGCAACCTCTCCTGGAAGTGGATCTTCTTCTGGGCTTATGCCTTTGGAGGCTGCATTAACCACTCCCTGACTCTGGCTATCCATGACATCTCTCACAATGTGGCCTTCGGGAACAAGTTGGCAAAGTGGAACCGCTGGTTTGCAATGTGGGCCAACCTGCCCATCGGCCTGCCCTACTCTGCCTCCTTCAAGAAGTACCACATCGACCACCATCGGTATCTGGGAGGTGACTGGCTCGATGTTGACATCCCAACAGACTTTGAGGGGTGGTTCTTCTGCACTCCAACCAGGAAGGTCCTCTGGCTCTTCCTCCAGCCTCTTTTCTATGCCCTGCGCCCATTGGTGGTTAATCCTAAACCAGTGTGCCGGCTGGAGATCCAGAACGCAGTAATTCAGCTTACAGTAGACATTATTATCTTCTATCTGTGGGGGCTGAAACCCATCGTTTACCTCATTGCAGGTTCTATTCTGTGTATGGGGTTACATCCCATCTCTGGACACTTTATAGCTGAGCATTACATGTTCCTGAAGGGACATGAGACATATTCTTACTATGGACCACTGAACTGGATCACCTTCAACGTCGGGTATCACATGGAGCACCATGACTTCCCCAGCATACCTGGGAGTAAACTACCTCAG GTCAAACAAATCGCTGCAGAATATTACGACTCCCTGCCTCAACACACTTCCTGGACCAGGGTATTGTGGGACTTTGTGTTCGATGACAGTATAGGCCCCTATGCCAGAATAAAACGGGAGTACAAGCTAAACAAGGGGGAATAG
- the yy1a gene encoding transcriptional repressor protein YY1a, whose product MASGDTLYIETDGSEMPAEIVELHEIEVETIETTVVGDDGEHQPMIALQPLDTEDPGSIHPHQEVILVQTREEVVGEDDSELHTDDGFEDQILIPVPAVEEDYIEQTLVTVAGKSSSTGRMKKSGSGKKAGKKSYMSGGDMGRKWEQKQVQIKTLEGEFSVTMWASDDKKDIDHEEQITGENSPPDYSEYMTGKKLPPGGIPGIDLSDPKQLAEFARMKPRKVKEDDAPRTIACPHKGCTKMFRDNSAMRKHLHTHGPRVHVCAECGKAFVESSKLKRHQLVHTGEKPFQCTFEGCGKRFSLDFNLRTHVRIHTGDRPYVCPFDGCNKKFAQSTNLKSHILTHAKAKNNQ is encoded by the exons ATGGCATCGGGGGACACCCTGTACATAGAGACGGACGGGTCGGAAATGCCAGCCGAAATAGTGGAGCTGCACGAAATAGAAGTAGAGACGATCGAGACAACAGTTGTGGGAGACGACGGGGAGCACCAGCCGATGATCGCCCTGCAGCCGTTAGACACCGAGGACCCGGGCTCGATCCACCCGCACCAGGAGGTGATTCTGGTGCAGACGAGAGAAGAGGTGGTGGGCGAGGATGACTCTGAACTGCACACGGATGACGGGTTCGAGGACCAGATCCTCATCCCGGTGCCCGCCGTGGAGGAGGACTATATAGAGCAGACTCTGGTTACTGTTGCCGGGAAAAGCTCGTCGACAGGCCGGATGAAGAAGTCCGGTAGTGGGAAGAAAGCGGGTAAAAAGAGCTACATGAGCGGAGGGGACATGGGCAGAAAGTGGGAGCAGAAGCAGGTCCAGATAAAGACTCTGGAGGGGGAGTTTTCAGTTACTATGTGGGCTTCGG ATGACAAGAAGGACATAGACCATGAGGAACAAATCACTGGTGAAAACTCACCTCCAGATTACTCTGAGTACATGACGGGGAAAAAGCTTCCTCCCGGAGGCATCCCAGGCATTGACCTGTCAGATCCCAAACAGCTGGCAGAGTTTGCGCG AATGAAGCcaagaaaagtaaaagaagaCGACGCACCCAGAACGATAGCTTGTCCACACAAA GGGTGTACCAAGATGTTTAGGGACAACTCGGCGATGAGGAAGCACTTGCATACCCATGGGCCCcgtgtgcatgtctgtgcagAGTGTGGCAAAGCCTTTGTGGAGAGTTCGAAACTGAAGAGGCATCAACTCGtacacacaggagagaaacctTTCCAG TGCACATTTGAGGGCTGTGGCAAACGGTTTTCTCTGGACTTTAACTTGCGCACACATGTGCGTATTCACACTGGAGACCGCCCGTATGTGTGCCCCTTTGATGGCTGCAACAAAAAATTTGCCCAATCAACCAACCTGAAGTCTCACATCCTTACACACGCCAAAGCCAAAAACAACCAGTGA